GCCTCACAGGGCCGTGCTCAATACAGTGTTAAGTCTCATGAGGATGAAAATCTATTTAATCAGCACTTAATTCATGCTAGAATGCTGGAGATAAACGTTACATTCTTCAAATCTATTCTtgaaatggaggaaaaaaaatgtttgacagaTGTTGCACTGTTAGTTTTGCAAAAGACTGGGAGACAAGCTGCTGATTTCTTCCTGCTGTGGATCCATAAAGAGTTTGATTCCTCGGCTGCTGTTAGAGTGTTGTGCACAGTAATGATTTGTCATTCTGCTTGTTTGTCGGACCCTTTGATTATTTTGTGCCGTTGTTCtattctgtttgattttgtgaTGTTATAGTCTGTGAGTAAAGATGTTACAGTGCaagcagttgtttttttatttgtcaaaatgatagattttgttttttggggggggttttTGGAATTATTTTCACTTCAAAAATTCTGTTCAGTGATACAACAATTTGTGCAGCAACTGAGTGTTGATGGTGGATGACAAGTGCCTTGAGATGCAACTCATCTTCTGTCTAATGGTTCCCGAAAATACTGGAAGGGAATAAAGAACCCTTCAAGAGTTTCTCTCTATACAAAGACTGTGTCTAATTGTCTAATGTGGGTGTTGGTGGAGATTTGGGAAATTTGTTTTGGGAGATTTGTTTCATCAAGATGCTTGATTTCCGTTTATGAACAGTTCAATAGTAGTTTCCCACCTAGAGGTCAGTCCTCCTCCAAAAGATCAAAAGATAAATCTGAGATCATTAATGGGGTAGAAGTTAATACTCATCTTTTGGACTTTTTTGTTAATTGGTGGATAACTTTAGGGTTTTGAGGTCTGGAATAGTTACAGTATTACCTGAGAAGTTTAGAGTTGTGGACCACATTGTATTTCATAAgcatatatgtttatgtttttcaataaaatcttaatctgaaaagtagCTAGTAACTTTaactgtcacataaatgaaGCAGACTGAAGATTACTAGGGGAGTAAAAACATAAAGTCCCACTTCAGTCATTTTAAAGGCTTGATGCATCTTAATGTGTCATTTCCCTCCTCTAGATGGAGAGTTGAAGCTTCTCCCCTCTGGACAGAGATACAAAGCTCCAAAGTCCAGGTCGAACAAGGTGAGAAATTATTTGATCTCTCATGTCACTAAATTATTAAATGCTCAGAGTGAGTCAGCTGAGTCTGTGATGTCATATTTGTTTAacgataatgatgatgattggGTTGGATGATGATGGACGTCCTTCAGGATTTATGTTTTGCTGTTACTTTATGTTTTTTGGTTGATGTGAGTTTGCAATTCAGGATTCATTTGacatattaatgtgttttattatgtttttgtgtatcTTGAAGACAATATAGTTGAGCCAATTTTGGActattaaataatgtaataactgaTTTCGGCGGATGCTTCTTTTAAGCAGCTGGACTCAAATAGCCTCCCCAGCTTTGTCTGCATGCAGCCAATGTTGTCTCCACTTCCCTCTGCCcttcttaacacacacacacacacacacacatagacaagcAACTGCAaagtattcacacacacacacacacatagacaagcAACTGCAAAGTATTCACTGCCTCCAGGCAAACTGAGAgcggtttgttttgtttggagtgGCCTTTATTTAGACACTGTGTCACACAATCAGTGTTTATGTCACGCAGTTGATGTTTGGTACTTCACCTAATCCACTCTGTGTTCACCCACATATTTCATCCCATCAGAGTTTAGCTGAAtggcaattttaaaaaaagtaataattagcactaaataaaaagcactaagTGACCAActgggaaaaacaaaatggggaaaaaaggagaataaaCTAAGCAGCGGCAAATGTTTATCTATTGTTGAAGCAGATGCAGAAGAGttctttcagtgtttctcagtgACTGTAATATTAATAGCATCGAGCACTGGAACGGGACTCTTCATGTCTCTTAGGATTTTAAACTGTTCGTGAAAGTGGCAGAAAGTACAGACATTGTTTACTCTTagctttttgtctgtttgctcttgtccttgaacatttGATTCTTGCCCTCCATCAAACtgatgagtttgtgtgtgtgtgcgcgtgtgtgtgtgtgtgtgtgtgtgtgtgtgtgtgtgtgtgtgtgtgtgtgtgtgtgtgtgtgtgtgtttgtgccacaggAAGATGATCTGTGTTTTCTGGTGCTCTTTTTCTTTACTCCTTCTCTCTCAGGCTTGGGTGGAGAAAGCAAAGCCTCCAGCATGTGATGCGCTGTGGGCTGTGTgatccctgaaaaaaaaaacgaaaaaaaaaaaaactctgacagATCAAAAAGACCCTGAAGTAGGAGGGGGCGATGCGAAAACATGTTGTTGTGCTGAGTGTTATCatatctgtttctctctgactttctcctcgtctctgcctctcttctcctcgtcctcttgtcctctaaacattttttccatctgtctttttatcGCGCATTTCTTTTCTGCTGATCTCCTTGTTATCTTTTTGTTATCTAATATCTTCAGCTCAGTATGTGTTCCCCTTCCtatgttacacacacaccaccataaTGCTCAATGCAGAAGCAAACACATTGCCAtagattaacttttttttccacttcatgtATTTTTTATAGGATTATTTTTGAAAGTACTTACTTACAGAGAAAGGGATCCTTTTACTGACACGATGTAAccaacatatttgtgtgtgtttgctcatccagtatctaaaaatatgtatgtgtttttaataaaacaaaaactctgaTAGAAAAACACATCATGATGTTGGGTAGATCACTTTTAGGTCACGAattgttattaaaaatgtattgcaCTGCTGATGTTCTGCGTTGGAACAAATATTTTTAGACCATGCTCATTGTTTATGAAAATGTTACCAAAGCTGTCCTCCTTCCTTTGAACGCAGCCTAAATTTGTAGGATTATTTTGATATTTCCCTTTGGAACCCTTCACTCTGACAGACTTAGACGTCTGGTCTCAGATGACAGTGCTTTTAATTCTTTTGCTGGCTTTGTTTAtgcctttatttgacagtgacAGCTTGAGATAGACAGGAAAAGTGGGGGCGGGGGCAATTAACATTTGATGTGCAGATGTTTTTGATATCTATTTTGAAAGTTCTAATTATCCATAATAACTCTGTATTAACTCCTCCACAACTGTTTTCTGAGTTGTATGATCAGAAAAACTCATCTGGTCATTTAAAATCTATTATATCCCACTCAATTGACAGGATTGTCTTTAGACACTTGTTATTTCCTGTGTTACTTTtctatacaaaaactataaatatttGATATCTTCATGTGTTGTTAGAGGAGGATGTTGACCCCCTTTTTTAGTGCTGGGAAATGCATTGAAACAACTGCATTTGCACTTGACTGTTCTTCATCCTGCTGTTCATAAAGTCCTCCTATAGGACCGATAACAAGCTTCTATATATGAGCAGAATGTGGTATAATTTTCCTCAGTTTTAGGCCAGGGGGCAGTGGAACATTTATAATCAGCCCTGTAATCCCCCTGTTAGTGGTGCTATTTTATATAAtccacctctcctctccgctcctctcctcttttgtgGAGTTGAAGATGCTCCTGCGTCATCATATTGCACCCACTTATCTAGATTCCATGCAAGAATCCCAAAGTGGGTGGGATTAATGCCATCCTGCAATCCAAACCTTTGATATCACAGCATAGTTCAAAGGAGATCAGCTGCTTTGTAATCCCATATATCAGGGCCAAGATGTAATGATTTTAatagttttacacacacacaattgaaaaaaaatatactcTACCGTGCTCACACCGCACACACCACATCCTCTGTGAGCCCATCATAAGCCCAGAATTTGACCTTACAGGTCACAGGCATGAGATTAATTTCCCCAAAAGCATTTTGAGTGCATTGATGTCGCGGTGACGCAACGCAGAGCAAAAGTGATCTGATGGAGAAACGAAAgcatagagacagagagggtaGGAGAGTCTATTTTTATGAATTCATCCTTCATacaaatttaaacttttttaatgacttatgacttttttttgcctctaTCAAAGTTTTAATGATCTGTATGGATTTATGATTAGGAACACGAAAATCAGTGCTGGTTGTGGTTTTGTATGAAGGCCTGATCTAGTTTATAATTAAAATTTGGCAAGAGATTTAGAAATTAATCTGACAAATTAATGAATTTGACAGAAAATAGTGAAACTGGACAATTTAAAATCGCTCGGTATCTTACTCTCATCCTGCGTTTGACAGAAAGAGCATCAAATCTATCGAGCGGCTATGAACTAATTGACttcatcatttcagctctaGTGCAGAGTGTTACTGTAAGTGGTAATATGTCAGCATCATTTCATCACAGCTTTAAACCTGCATGTTACTATTGATTCATGACATAATTTAAGGGTTTGTTGTTCATGTGATGATATCTAATTGAATTTAATGACAGATATGctatactgtaaaaaacactAATGAGCAAAATGCCCCTTATGATTACATTATAGTGTGTTATATTTCACTATTCAATTGTTTATATACTGTGTTGAAATTCTTACCCCTAAATGAATGGTAATGCTGTCTTGAACATACATATACCCCGCAGACCACTTCATCAGACCTTGTATGCCTCTACCGTTTCTCATATACCTGTCTGTCCATGCCCTCCACTCTGATGACCCATGATGCCTTGGGCTTGATGTGTTGCTATGGCAATGAGCCAAATAGCCCTCATTGGGACTTCTTCCTGAAAGttgttttcctccttcctcttttaaTGTCTGAccttctttatctttttatctaCTGTAAGTGGATTTGTGTCTTGGATTTGTTTGATGGATGAGGGCAGTTATACAGTGAGGAGGTTTCCTTTCTATTATGTGCTCTACTTCTCCGAGCATCCCTCTGCATTATGTGGTAATATGAAAAGTATGTGCTAAATTTAGGACAGATCTATTTGATGTCAACAAGTTGTCTTCTCAAACACTCAATGCATAGGCTTGTAACACTCTAATAgaggcaacaacaaaaaagactATGCTTGATGCTCTCCCTGGACTTTTCTCTGATAcagttgttgtttctgtctttctctcacacacagggGACAGTCTGGGAGTCTGAAATTGAGAGATGGGATGTGGGGGAGCtctgtagtaaaaaaaaaacagcaagcaaCGGGAAGATTGAGAACATATCATGAATGTAATACAGCCTGTatttttagagagagaaaaaacccCCATCCCTAGTTGAGATGCATTTGATGGATGGACAGAAGATTTTGTTTGATACCCATCTGCTGTAAGACCTCAAACACACCATGCACTGAGAACTTGATCGccccccatcatcatcatcatcagtgtagGCTGTCAGAGCATTAATAACTTGCACACCACATTGTTTGCTCATCAACACAGTACATTATTCAATCCTTGTCATCTTTATGAAGACGTATGATGAGACAGCCAAGTCAAACTGTGATTTTTCACAACAGGCCCTGATCTCTTCTTGTCtcattactcttttttttttctaaacaaaaatTGACTCATATTTCTTAACGACAAACTTTGATTGCTTTTATTGTTGCAGTGCTACAAAGCTTGGTGATGTAGGACGGAAACCCCGCGTGTCTCATGGTATAATGCATGGAATCAGCACATGACACGTTTTGCGTGGCAATAGTAACGATGGCTGCCATCGCATATAGGCTATATACTGTAGCTACAACACTGAATAAACATGAGCTTGTACATTAAGAGCGAAAGTTCCCGTCGTGTCTCATTTCTTTAGCGACCAGTGACCTCGGATTTTCTTTTTACACGGTCCTCAAACACACCGAAAAGAGACTGTCCCTGAATAAAAgtctgtgatttttatttttttgctgttccATACAGTCAGTGAACATTTCCTGCTGTCCGTTAAATTACTCCAAGTTTTCagtaaacacaaatgtttctctgtgtgtggttACGGTCTGTGGAATTTGCATCTTATAATCTTCTTGAAAGCACTTTGGAAGTCTTTGTTGAAGTAGGCATATATGATGGGGTTGAGGAGAGAGTTGGAGTACCCCAGCCAGTTTATGACTGCGGCCAGCCAGTCGGGCATGTAGCAGCTCTCTGCACAGAAAGGCAGCACCAGAGCGACGATGAAAAAGGGAAGCCAGCAGAAGATGAACGTCCCCATGATGATCCCCAATGTTTTCACGGTTTTACGTTCCCTGGCCAGCGCGATCTTTCTCTTCGCCCCCGAGttcttttcattcatgttttcgTAGCCATGCGAGGAGGACTGAGGGGTGTTGGGCAGAGGCAAGTGCGTCTTTGAGTTGCTGATAACTTCTATGATCTCAAGTGACTCACCCTCCTCTCCGTGCTTCACCGCGCCATTTACGCACGGAGAGCTGGGTTTAGACTCGTCGCTGCGCTTCCAGCCTTTGCACACTACCTCCCCGTTGGTTTTCTTGTGGAAGATGGCCGGAGACACAGTCAAACACTTGTCTGACACTTTTGCTGTCTCGGTTTTCTTAACCGTCTTTCGAATCCGAAACCGAGCGGCCTTGAATATTCGCCCGTAGAGGACCAACATGAGGATAAGAGGGATGTAAAAAGCCCCAAATGTAGAGTAGATGGTGTAGCCTGGATCCTGGCTGATGTTGCAAGCGTCAGGGTTCGCCCTGTCTTCGGCGCTTCTCCAGCCTAACATAGGAGGAATAGAGATGGAGAAACCAATTAGCCAAGTCACGCTTATCAAGATCGCAGCTCGCCTTGGTGTCCGTTTATTTACATAGTCAATGGGGTCTGTTATGGCCCAGTACCTGTCCAAGGCAATTGCGCACAGATGCAGGATGGATGATGTGCAACACAGTACATccagagaaataaatacatcacaGATCTCCTGCCCCAGTGTCCACTTGTTCAAAACCTGGTAGAGGGCAGCCATTGGCAGAACGAGTACCGATACCATGAGATCTGTCACGGCCAGAGATCCAATTAGATAGTTAGCCACATTCTGGAGAGATCTCTCCAGGGCGATGGCTGCTACGACGCACGCATTGCCAAATATGGAGCAGAGGATGAGGGCCCCCAGGAGCAAAGAGGTGATAATCTGGTAACTCAGCTTAACGTCTGGGAGAGACCCAGATCCCGACCCTGTGCCATTCTCACCCTCGTCCCAGTCGGCAACCACGTCCACCCCGTCCGGGTAACCGCTGGTCGCGTTGCTGTAGTTGCTGCGTATTGTTATAAAATCCATAATGCGAGCACTCAGAGCGCAACTTTCCCAGAGCAGTGGGGGACACGCAGCTGGAAAGATAAGCAGGACACAGTCAGCCCCtcagactgctgctgttgctgtgccTTTTACCGGGGTCCATCGGAGTTACCGCGTTCGTGCCGTCGCTCTCAGGACGCATGACGCAGacgtgtttgtgagtgtgtgttaggGGGTGTGTGTTGTAGCCCGTTAAGTGTTGACAGCCGGGTGCGCTCACTGGTACTGCGAATCATATGAGCTGGGTGACGCCGTGAATTAATTTATACCAGCAGCTTCGGGTACGTCAGACCGTGTGGAGGTCGCCCTGGAGTTTTGTGCCTGTGCTCTCCTTATTGCTCCGTTTTTCACTACAGACAGCCGACGAGGGTTCAGggctctcctctccttttctctctatcctttattttactatttggactcacagaaaatcacattttgtttttgtaagttTATATCTCTGAGGGTAGGTGTCAGTCAGGACTAGCATTTTTGATTTGGGGATTTAGTACGAAagtagcaagaaaacaaaaagtctaATCTGTCGGCGGGCTACTTGAGATGGAAATATTAACTGAGAAAATATCTTAATCTTTCGCAACTTCTAATGAACTTCGTTTGAGCCATTTGAAACCTTTTATGGATCAGTAAAACGACCTTCAAGAGAAACTCAGAAACAAGTTCAGACAGTGTTTGGTGATGGAGAGAAAGGTAAAACGTGCCCAGAGCGCTCAGCAAGAGGTGGTTTCAGGACTAGGGACAGCGCCACGACAGTCCAGAAAGGAGAGCTGCTGCTATCTGCTGTTTACAATGGGTACTGCATTAAATGATGGCCACTTCTATCAGTACTTTCAGCTTAAGGCAAAATAAGATGCTGTTGGCAGGATGAGGAAACTGGGGTGGGTTGGGCTGCCAAAGGGAGATGGTTGAAGAGATTAGAggcatattgtgtgtgtttgagacagaaaacaatagTTGCCTTAGCCATCTAATGTCAGCAGTGAATGAGAAATCAGCCTAGAATAAAAGCGTCTGCTGGAGAGAGGTGGTGCGGTGGTTTGCAGTGATATTCTTTggatttaaattgaatttaaattacatgagaaagaaaaaacagaaacagaaaaagacccACCACTGGCGAGtgactataatatatataatagacaATATATATACAATGGGCTTTAAAGATGCAATCACTCTCAACTCCCACTGTGGCTTCAAAGGTGAAGGCAACACTGACATGGCGTACTGCTCCACATGCCCAGTTGAACTTGTGTGACCCTGCTGTTGCTGTGAGCCTCAAAATTAAAATGAGTGTATAACTAGCCTTTCAGCCTTTTTCACACCAAAGTGAGATTTTCACAAGTGGAATCACACGTAGTAAAATAAAGTTGCTGAGCCTGATCTAACACTTGCTTTATTAAGCCAGTCTTATTTCTGACCATTACATGCGTGTCACACtgcacacaataaataaatataaataaataaatatccagGTATAGTCTTCGAGAAATCCAGATGGCCATTTAACAATTCAGCTGTTCTGAGGGTATTTCCATAATCCTCAGgacttctgcttcttcttccagaTACCTGGAAACAACAGCTGCTCTCACTTTCTTCCCGATTGTTCCCGGTGTTCTTTCTGAGGGGAGTAAGTCCTTTCATACTTTGTATTTAATGgtattttaatgtaaagttTAAAGCAGCTCATTGGAGTCATATTGTTTTGATAGTGGGATATTTTATCAGATGGCATCACATAGCTCAGCCCTATACTAACTACtacttttgtctgtctgaggcatcttcaaatcaaaaacaagcaTAGTTTGGTCTAGAAGAAGCTTCATCACTTCACAACTCATCGAGCCTCTGCTAGAATGAAGGGAAGGAATGGGTGTGATCAGACATTTTCGAGAACAATAATCCAGCTGCCTCTGACTTATGACTGAGAGAGTTCATCTCAAATCCTTCATAGAGTCTCTGCTCACCTGACAGAACATCTGACATCACCTATCTGGTCTAATCTATTTGCGTGTACTTGTAAGTGTAAGTGGCTCACTGATAAATGCTCTTACTGACTAATCCTTACCTCAATCATTCTTACCTCGAGAAGGTattgaaaaagaagcagaagaagtgattgcttctcttctttcttgGGTTCCTCAACACAAGTTTGCTCCTCATCTACTATGCAGTCTACCAACTCTAGTTGAGTGGACCTCAGGTCTGTCGcacaggaggaggtgatggagaatGAGAGCTCTGTTCACTTTCTCCAGTACAAGTCAGTGCTGGATGGGTTCCTCCGCCATCTAATGAAacacttcttcctctgcagtgtCT
This genomic stretch from Larimichthys crocea isolate SSNF chromosome III, L_crocea_2.0, whole genome shotgun sequence harbors:
- the htr1aa gene encoding 5-hydroxytryptamine (serotonin) receptor 1A a, which translates into the protein MDFITIRSNYSNATSGYPDGVDVVADWDEGENGTGSGSGSLPDVKLSYQIITSLLLGALILCSIFGNACVVAAIALERSLQNVANYLIGSLAVTDLMVSVLVLPMAALYQVLNKWTLGQEICDVFISLDVLCCTSSILHLCAIALDRYWAITDPIDYVNKRTPRRAAILISVTWLIGFSISIPPMLGWRSAEDRANPDACNISQDPGYTIYSTFGAFYIPLILMLVLYGRIFKAARFRIRKTVKKTETAKVSDKCLTVSPAIFHKKTNGEVVCKGWKRSDESKPSSPCVNGAVKHGEEGESLEIIEVISNSKTHLPLPNTPQSSSHGYENMNEKNSGAKRKIALARERKTVKTLGIIMGTFIFCWLPFFIVALVLPFCAESCYMPDWLAAVINWLGYSNSLLNPIIYAYFNKDFQSAFKKIIRCKFHRP